The window CCAATCAGCATTCTTCAAGATGATGCCGCAGATCTGAGAGGAGAACTCGTCAATATGGCCTAATCTTACCAGCACGCGTTGTTTAAGTTGacggctgaggctgagccAGGATCAGATAATGAGACGCTGTCCATACCAAGGCCATTTAACAGGCTTGTACGATTACCATACAGAGAAGCCGGCAAGCAGAGAGGCCACTATTTTGTTTTCGAACAATTAAAGAGAGCCAAAGGGCAGTATTTGACTGAAGCCATCCAGACCGTGCTATTATCGCGGGGATGGGTGTTCCAGGAATGGTTTCTGAGTCCACGAATCCTTCATCTAACACCAGGCAATACGTTCCTCCAGTGCCGCACTCAAACCCCATTTACGGTTGGAAGCCAGGACGTCAACGCCCCAGATACAACTCCAAACATGCCAATCATTTTCAACTGTCAAAGATTCCAGGATGACAAGTTTGGATTCAAAAGCCAGCTTTCTTCGAGTTCCGAGTTGGGCTTGCACGTTTGGTATTAGCTGATGGCTCAATCCCATCCCCGCTTAAGCCTTGCCAAAGCCAGCGACCATCTCAATGCAATTGCCGGTATTGCAGCGGAGTTCGCAAACGTCATGAGCGTGGCATCGTTTCCAAAGTCAGCGGTCAAGGTGTTTGAAAGTACTTGTCATTTTCCATACGCCTCAGGGCTCGGGCTGCCggatatttattatagactGCTGTGGCGCGGGTGCTTCTGAGACGCCCAAAGTGTGTGGTTGCGGTGCCCCGcatcttggtcttggctGTCGCTTGAAGGGCAGATCACTTGGCCTGAGAAACATCCTGTGACTGTCAATACTTGCGAAATCGTCCCAGATATCAGATATGCAGAGCGGAACTCGGCCGCGCATGTGATCACGATGGCAGGTAGGCTTCACATAAAGGGTAAGGTTCAGCCCCTCATCACTTGTGGGCTGTTGATGGCTGCGTTGGACAAGGGTCTCGCCATTCTGACGGGgtgataaaaataaactgtATGCGAAAGGAATTCAGGGAACCCGAGAAAACCCCGTCAGCAAAACAACGGCTCCTACAACCCAAAGGCATCAAATATAACAGCTGATATGCCCCATCACGGCGCCGACGGCGGCGGTAGGATGGGACACGCCTGAGAGGCCCAGACTTGCTCCAGCTGCGGGCTAATGGGAAAAGCTACCTCGTTCATACGCTGCAAATATCTACACGAACTAAAGTTGGGTATAGGAAGCTCGATGGCCCGTCAGTGAAGGATCACGGGCATTCTGTGACGGGCGTTTTGTTCGTGGAGCCTGTTGCGGGAACGTCAGATCGGTTTCGGCGGAAAGGAGCAGGAGCCAGTTACGAGCCGTGTAGGTATTATATACGGGTTTGATGAAATAGAGGCTACGGGATACATTCTTGGTATAGCAAGAAAGATATAGTTATGGTGAAGCCCTTAACAAGTTGAAGCAGCCTAGCTGCGGTTGTAAATGGCCCTTTGCTTTACGCGGAAATTACATACTCAATCTCTAGTCATTGATCCTAACATTGCTTCTATTGCACACGCGAGTTCCAGAATATTTGATAATGACTGCGGCGTCAACAGAGTTGTAAGCTAAACGTCCGAAAAATTCCCCGCGTGTCACTTTATAAGTTGCTTAGGGTGGTCTGCCTAATTCCTATACGAATATAAAGTGGTGGGCTGGAATGCATGAATATAAGCTTAGTTAGGCAATTGACATGTGATGAATCAATAGACGCAGTCAGCAAGGGTCGGCATATTCCCGAGTATATTTCCGCTTGATATACCTAATTGGAAATTATCGCCATTGAGCTCTTATCTGTAGCGGTGCAAATCATACATATACGCCATTACACAAGAGTACTGACTGTTTGTTATAGAACGTTGTCTAAATTGATCGCTATTTATCGATTTCTGGTCATGTCTATTCGCACTCTTAATTATGTATCATATTCTCTTGCATGTAATTATGACAAACAGTCAACAACGAGCAGTtatgttttatataatatatagtatatcaTTTATGAGATATACGCGCATATAATCGAAGCTCAGGTGATTTAAAACAATGTCTCACAACTCCACAGCGATGCACTACATTCTCTATATTTCTCTTTCAAGTAGTGTTTAACTgatatattttttcttatgTAGTCTGAATCCCATACTTTGCTTATACAATAACCTTGGTATTCCTCTGCCTTAATGAAATAATTTCTTCAGTTGTGGAAAACTATGAACCATTGGATCTTCAATGAGATcaatgccgcagcagcttgaatCGGACGTCACGCCATGTTTGAAAATAACTGAATATAGGCTGTATTACTTGCATGAAAGGATTCTGACCCTCTATTATCATAAGTTATGGTTGGTTGAATAATACCTGCCTTTACAGTATGGTTTTCCCCCGATGCAACACCTAGCAAGATATTAGTATGCAAAATCGACTGATGAATAGTAACGAGTAATATATAACATAACTTGGGAATAGTATCAAGTAGCAGAGAAGCACTAAACTTGCCGGCACACACAGGAACTCACACCACCAACTCTTGAAAGTAGTATCAAGAAAAAAGATTGTGAGTATGGGTGATAATTAAATTGGCATGTCCAAAGCAGTGGGATATGCAAGACTGCGGGCGCAAAGAAACCTTAACCAAGCAGCAGGCTGTTTGTTTTACCGTTTAAAGACTACTGAAGACATTCTACAAAACTATATATACCAGTGAATCAACCACCTCAGCGATTTTGAAGTTTACAAGACACAATCAATATACTTTGAGCCAATTCGATAAACTCACCAAGCCACTTGCAGTGTATTCGTTACAATTACAATGTTGCCACACACTCTAATTTCTCTTCTGGGCTTTGCCTCTTTGGCACTTACTCAATTGGCCAATATAAATTTCTATAATACCGATGATGTCTGTCGATCGGGTCTCTTCGATGGTTGCGTAAACTTGCCCCCGAATGTATGCTGTTTTTTGCAACCGAACCAGCTTGCAACCTGCATGGACTTCGCATCGTCCAATAATCGAGGCATTGCTACTGCTTTCTCAAGTCAATCCGGCAATCAGTGTGCTATAGTCATTGAGCAACTGCAAAGTGGGGTTTGTGTCTGTCCTACTGGAACGCCAATCATCTCGGGCGGCAGCTGGAGGACCACCTCGATTAGAAAGCGAGAtaatgatgaggaggagcctTGTGAGGAGAAAATGGAAACTAATGTTTTTGGATGGAGTGAGAATGATTCAACTTGGACGGTACACAAAGACGATGATGCCACCTATACCAATGTTGCTCAAGCTATTGCAAACGGTACCAGCAAGAGCGATATTGGCAAATATATCAAGCAACATGGACAGAAGGCTTAACTAGCTAGCCGTTATTCCATCTCATGGTCTTATGGAGCATAGCTGATATAATATGCAGATGACACAGAGTGGAATGTAGAGTATTTGCGAATATGTGTCAGATTGCTACGCAAAGGGGATGGTTACGAATCACTTTCACTGCTTAACAGGACAGTACGGTTATGAAGATATATGCTCCAGCTATATTCATTCATTTGAAAAGCTATATAGCCAGTCGTTTCTCGATATACTATAGTATCAGTTATAACAAATACAACATCTAGCTAGCTACGTTTACTTGTTTGAAAATCAAGTGGTGTCATTATGAGCTATGGATTCTCCAGGAGATTGCTCCAATTACTAGATAATGCGGCGTATAGTACTGCGTTCAGATGAAGACAGTCACCGCGTGAATGCACTGCAAATACTTCAGCCTTACCTATACAAGTccatacctaggtaggtaccgaAGCGCCGGCCTCTTTGTACTACCCGGTAAAACTTGGCGATAGGCGCTTTGCCGGCGCGAgtttgagctgctgcgctggagctgcctcCAATTCATCTGTCATTTTTGGATATTGCAGGGAGGGTTTGAAACGTCTGTCGACATGGCATGGTCGACTTCATGGCGCATGCAAGTGCCGAGGCACCTATCCAGCTCCATCTTCCAATGAGCGAGTATTACATAAGCGCTGGCTCGAATGCGCGCGGCTATTGATTGGACCAGAGCATCCCAAACGCTGCAACAGCTCTCCATAGCATCCTGATAATTAAAAAGGAACATTGAAGCTTCAAATATGCTGCTCCTGGAGCTGTTTTCATCTATTCTGTGTCTCCGTCACCATGATATCCGCGTGACCCAGATGAACACGAAGCTGTGTCTCGTGATGCGCCGCCCAGCAAGTGGCAGCTAATCTTACCAAGGCCATCTCAGGCTCTGATGAACGCATCGCGGTTCCGTTTGCCAAGATTCACGCGCAGCCAATCgatcttgtttctcttcgGGCTGGTCCGCGCCGTGTTTTTCTGGCCCTTGTACGTCATCGATGCCGCAGCCAGCTTGTGCTGGTGTTTCACCTGCCCTCTGGCCTgggtggcagcagcgcttCTCGAGTGTCGTCTGCCGGCGTTTGCGTCTTGCTGGCATCGAGACCCTTGTTCGTGGCCGGTGAGCCAATGAGTGAATAGCTGCTATGCAGAGCCGGCAGCGCAACGGCTTTTGGCAGATGCAAAATGTTTCGTTCTGATGGCGGGTTTGGGGTTCTGCCTGTTGCGGCCTGGTGGCTCGCTCTCACTGGCTGGCGCTGACTGACAGGCGCTTAGACCGATCCACATACAGCCCGGCTGCTGCGATGCCTGCTCGGGCCTCTCTCGTCGAATCGACGGCCTCCGGGCTGCTGTTTTGAATCTCTTCTAATTGCCGGGAGGCGAAAAGCGTGTTTGAAAGGCTCTGTGCGATCGATATGCGCTCGGCTAGGCCCCTCTCCGTTTGCCCCGTGGGCAGCGTTCAGTTTGTGTTCACAGTGATTCTTATTATGGTGCTTGCGCGCTATTGTTCTGACCCTTTGTTGCTCATTTATGATTCACTCTTTTCTCCTACTTCTGTTCAGACAATAGACATTCACCATGGGCAAATAGGCATTTCTGCATTTCAATCTCTTTTCTCATTTCCTTTGtggcttttcctttccttccttttcctttgcaATTTTCTCATCTTCTCACCATCATTGTCCTCTTCTATTTTACActtccttctttttatatCTCCAACGGCCGGCCGTGACAAATAACCAATATCGGCACCTAATACCACTTTCGAGCAACTTTATTCGTTGATTTCAATCCCAAGCGGTCTATccgctttttttcttcttctttacatTCATTGCCCTGAGAATGGCCTTTTCTCGCACAGGCGGCGATCTGTCGCAATTTCCCGACGTTCCAAACACGCTTCGAAGCGATCCGTCCGTCCCATCAATACCCCAGCAGTCCATAGAGCCGCGCGCAGATACGGCTCCCTACATTACGCCATATCTCGGCCTTCCAGCTCGTCTTTCGCAGATATGGATCAACCGATGGACTGTCCTCCTAATTATTCTCCTCGTTCGCCTTATTATTCTTATAGCTCAGTTACGAGACAACATTGCAGATGCCGAAACGCAAGCTCTTTCTGCATGTACCAAGGTTGAAGATGTGGGCAGTGCTATGGCCTCAATGCCACATTATCTCTCTCAAGGAGTCAATGAACTCATTGCCACCGGAGTTGAAAAGACCGTCCACGGCATGGTTGAGATGCTCGACCTTGTCATCAGCGGCGTTgaaggcatcatcatcttctacaTCAACTTCCTGACTGCCACATACACCTGTCTTATCACCGCTCTCATACACGGCAGTCTTGAGATAGTCGCCAACGTCACCGCGGATGCGACAAAGACCTATAACAAATTCATCAACGGGACGGTGGGCGATATGAACAAAATCGCCACTTCTTTGCAAAATGGCATCGCAAATCTGACGTCTGGCATTGAAGATACCGTGTTTGGTAGCTTGATTTCAGAGATTCCCAAAGTCAACTTCTCAAAGCCCCTCAATAAGCTTCTGGATTTTCAGCTCAACACGACCAGTTTTGTCAGTGGTCTTCAACTCTTGGATAAAGACCTTCCCACGTTTGAAGACGTTCAAAACTTTACTGAATCCGCCATCTCTCTCCCGTTTGAAGCCCTACGCACTGTCCTGGATGAGAGATATGCCAACTACACGTTCAACAAGAGTGCCTTTCCGCTTGCTGAAAAGCAACAGATGACATTCTGCTCCGACAACGATTCGCTGAACAACATCTTTGATCACTTGTTCAAATTGGTGGCAAAAGCTAGAGTTGCCTTCATTGTTGTCATTTCCTTGGCGGCTGTCGCCGTCATTGCTCCCATGGCGTGGCTGGAGATTCGTCgatggcggcagcagaggaaCTATGCAAAGCTTGTCGCCCGGAACGATCAAGACCCGATGGATGTCGTCTACATTGCTTCTCGGCCTTTTACTGCCTCTTACGGTCTCCGATTTACGAGCAAGATGACTGCGAAGCGACAGATCCTTGTCCGCTGGTGCATTGCGTATGCTACCTCGCCAGCTGCCTTATTCGTCCTATCACTCGCACTGTCTGGATTCCTTTCATGCATTTTCCAATACATTCTTTTAAGAGCAGTAGAAAAAGAGACACCTGAGCTGGCTCAAGAAGTCGGACATTTTGCTGATAATGTTGTGGGAACCCTGCAGAATGTTTCTCAATCATGGGCCGATGGTGCCAACGGAGTCATTACAGGTCTCAACGACGACATAAACCATGATCTCCTCGACTATGTCAGCAACGCAACAGGAGCGGTCAACAATACCATCAACGTTTTTATggacaagatggaggagggccTGGAATTCGCATTCAATGGAACTATTCTCTTGGGCCCCATCAAGTCGGTTTTACACTGTGTCATTGGACTCAAGGTTGAGAGCGTTCAGAAGGGGCTTACGTGGGTCCACGACCACGCTCACGTTGAATTGCCTCTATTTCCCAACGATACCTTCAGCGCAGGAGCAAACAGTTCTCTGTCTGGTGAGTCGGGCATTGATAGTTTCCTTGCCTCTCCTTCCGATGCCACAACCAATGAAATAAGCGAAGCTGTCAGTCATGTTACCAAGCGGCTCCATAACAACCTGGTACAGGAAGCCCTCATGTCTACCGGCATTTTTCTCACCTATGTCATCATTGTCTTGATTGGTGTGATTCAGACTCTCATAGGGATGGCCACAAACGAGCGCGGCCGGGCAGAGGGAGGCATACGCTACCCA is drawn from Trichoderma asperellum chromosome 4, complete sequence and contains these coding sequences:
- a CDS encoding uncharacterized protein (TransMembrane:4 (i62-80o329-349i401-434o611-634i)~EggNog:ENOG41~BUSCO:EOG092D1N0P), whose protein sequence is MAFSRTGGDLSQFPDVPNTLRSDPSVPSIPQQSIEPRADTAPYITPYLGLPARLSQIWINRWTVLLIILLVRLIILIAQLRDNIADAETQALSACTKVEDVGSAMASMPHYLSQGVNELIATGVEKTVHGMVEMLDLVISGVEGIIIFYINFLTATYTCLITALIHGSLEIVANVTADATKTYNKFINGTVGDMNKIATSLQNGIANLTSGIEDTVFGSLISEIPKVNFSKPLNKLLDFQLNTTSFVSGLQLLDKDLPTFEDVQNFTESAISLPFEALRTVLDERYANYTFNKSAFPLAEKQQMTFCSDNDSLNNIFDHLFKLVAKARVAFIVVISLAAVAVIAPMAWLEIRRWRQQRNYAKLVARNDQDPMDVVYIASRPFTASYGLRFTSKMTAKRQILVRWCIAYATSPAALFVLSLALSGFLSCIFQYILLRAVEKETPELAQEVGHFADNVVGTLQNVSQSWADGANGVITGLNDDINHDLLDYVSNATGAVNNTINVFMDKMEEGLEFAFNGTILLGPIKSVLHCVIGLKVESVQKGLTWVHDHAHVELPLFPNDTFSAGANSSLSGESGIDSFLASPSDATTNEISEAVSHVTKRLHNNLVQEALMSTGIFLTYVIIVLIGVIQTLIGMATNERGRAEGGIRYPSIDGGQMHSNAPAERSWSQDPPPPWEPAASSSSSSVGSGGSARGSFHEKFIYGAASPIRPKMTNNPYDYPDEKTGF
- a CDS encoding uncharacterized protein (SECRETED:SignalP(1-18)~EggNog:ENOG41), with protein sequence MLPHTLISLLGFASLALTQLANINFYNTDDVCRSGLFDGCVNLPPNVCCFLQPNQLATCMDFASSNNRGIATAFSSQSGNQCAIVIEQLQSGVCVCPTGTPIISGGSWRTTSIRKRDNDEEEPCEEKMETNVFGWSENDSTWTVHKDDDATYTNVAQAIANGTSKSDIGKYIKQHGQKA